From a region of the bacterium genome:
- a CDS encoding low molecular weight protein arginine phosphatase has translation MKILFVCTGNTCRSPLAEKLFQHYAKDCPGVESASAGISAWQNVRMSFDSERLLIREGIDPSGFKSQPVTWNLLQKYDLVLTMDRRQADYIKDTFPKTEGRTFLLKKFIDKDELNAEIADPYLGNAGDYENCFREIKEAVIKLKEKLCV, from the coding sequence ATGAAAATTCTATTTGTGTGTACAGGAAACACCTGCAGGAGCCCGCTGGCTGAAAAACTTTTTCAGCATTATGCAAAGGACTGCCCCGGAGTAGAATCAGCTTCAGCGGGAATAAGCGCATGGCAGAATGTCCGGATGTCTTTTGACAGCGAAAGGCTGTTGATCCGGGAAGGTATAGACCCTTCCGGATTCAAAAGCCAGCCGGTCACATGGAATTTGTTGCAAAAATATGATTTGGTTTTAACCATGGACCGGAGGCAGGCAGATTATATTAAAGATACTTTTCCTAAAACGGAAGGCAGGACATTTTTATTAAAAAAATTTATTGACAAGGATGAGCTGAACGCGGAAATTGCAGACCCATACCTTGGCAATGCCGGTGACTATGAAAATTGTTTCAGGGAAATAAAAGAGGCAGTTATAAAACTAAAGGAGAAATTATGCGTGTAG
- the rpiB gene encoding ribose 5-phosphate isomerase B — protein MRVAIGADHGGYELKEEIKKYLEIEGYEVVDFGTGSPESVDYPYLALKTAKSVANGENDSGIFICGSGIGACIVANKVRGIRAALCYNTEIARLSREHNNANFLCLGGRFLDKQEAFLIVNVWLKTPFSGGRHERRVNQIKEIEETAQKT, from the coding sequence ATGCGTGTAGCAATTGGCGCGGACCACGGCGGTTATGAATTAAAAGAAGAAATAAAAAAGTATCTGGAGATTGAAGGGTATGAAGTTGTTGATTTCGGGACAGGCAGCCCCGAATCAGTTGACTATCCATATTTGGCTTTAAAAACCGCGAAATCAGTGGCAAACGGGGAAAACGATTCCGGGATTTTTATCTGCGGTTCAGGTATCGGTGCGTGCATTGTTGCCAATAAAGTTCGCGGGATAAGGGCGGCGTTATGTTATAATACAGAAATTGCGCGTCTGTCGCGCGAACACAATAACGCCAATTTTCTATGTCTGGGAGGAAGATTTCTCGATAAACAGGAGGCTTTTCTGATTGTAAATGTCTGGTTGAAAACTCCTTTTTCAGGCGGCAGGCATGAGAGGAGAGTCAATCAGATAAAGGAAATTGAAGAAACAGCACAAAAAACTTAG
- the glyA gene encoding serine hydroxymethyltransferase, with translation MSILRKFDPEIYNAMKKEIEREKSKLILIASENYVSPAVLEAQCSVMTNKYAEGYPGRRYYGGCEFVDSAERLAQERLKKLFDAEHVNVQPHSGSQANMAVYFSVLNPGDTILGMDLAHGGHLTHGSPVSFSGKIFRAVSYGVDPLTETIDFGQVEDLAKKYRPKMIVCGASAYPRMIDFKIFREIADRYGAYLFADIAHIAGLIVAGVHPSSIPYAHFTAGTTHKTMRGPRGGFILCKKEFGEVVDKTVFPGIQGGPLMHVIAAKAVCFKEAERKDFKDYQKQIVKNAKVLAEELKNFGFRLVSGGTDNHLILIDLTSLGISGKEAEEILDRAGITLNKNRIPGDTRSPFITSGIRVGTPAVTSREMKEKEMKIIARFINDVLRSRREITIKQVKSEVKALVNKFPIYE, from the coding sequence ATGTCTATTTTAAGAAAATTTGACCCTGAGATCTACAATGCCATGAAAAAGGAAATTGAGCGGGAAAAAAGCAAGCTTATTCTTATAGCCTCGGAGAATTATGTAAGCCCGGCGGTGTTGGAAGCGCAATGTTCGGTGATGACGAATAAATATGCCGAAGGGTATCCCGGCAGGCGGTATTACGGCGGATGCGAGTTTGTTGATAGCGCTGAAAGGCTGGCCCAGGAAAGATTGAAAAAATTATTTGACGCGGAACATGTCAATGTCCAGCCCCATTCAGGTTCACAGGCGAATATGGCGGTCTATTTTTCTGTTCTTAACCCGGGGGACACAATTCTTGGAATGGATCTGGCGCATGGCGGGCATCTTACCCATGGCAGTCCTGTAAGTTTTTCAGGAAAGATTTTCCGCGCAGTGTCTTACGGTGTGGATCCTTTAACTGAAACAATCGATTTTGGACAGGTAGAGGATTTGGCGAAGAAATACCGCCCTAAAATGATTGTATGCGGCGCTTCGGCATACCCGAGGATGATTGATTTTAAAATATTTCGTGAAATTGCCGACCGCTATGGCGCTTATCTTTTTGCCGATATCGCCCATATAGCGGGCCTGATTGTCGCGGGGGTTCATCCAAGTTCAATCCCTTACGCCCACTTTACGGCAGGTACAACGCACAAAACAATGCGGGGCCCCCGCGGCGGATTTATTCTTTGCAAAAAGGAGTTTGGGGAGGTTGTTGACAAAACTGTTTTCCCGGGTATCCAGGGAGGACCCTTGATGCATGTTATTGCTGCGAAGGCAGTTTGTTTTAAGGAAGCTGAGAGGAAGGATTTCAAAGATTACCAGAAACAGATTGTAAAAAATGCGAAGGTATTGGCTGAAGAGTTGAAAAATTTTGGTTTTCGCCTGGTTTCAGGGGGGACGGATAACCATTTGATACTGATTGATTTGACAAGCCTGGGGATAAGCGGAAAAGAGGCGGAGGAAATATTAGACAGGGCTGGTATTACCCTGAACAAAAACAGGATTCCCGGGGATACGCGCAGCCCGTTTATTACAAGCGGAATACGGGTAGGCACGCCCGCTGTAACTTCGCGTGAAATGAAAGAAAAAGAAATGAAAATTATCGCCCGTTTCATTAATGATGTTTTAAGGAGCAGGAGGGAAATTACCATTAAACAGGTTAAGTCAGAGGTTAAAGCTTTGGTAAATAAATTTCCGATATACGAATAG
- a CDS encoding cytidine/deoxycytidylate deaminase family protein, with protein sequence MTKKNKPRIYRPSWDEYFMKIAHLVSERSTCLRRHVGAVLVKDKRILVTGYNGAASGLKHCEDVGCLREKMKVPSGERHEICRGLHGEQNAIIQAATFGLSIKGATLYCTHQPCILCAKMIINSGIKEIIYSGGYPDRLAVDMFKEAKVVLKNYANNNEQ encoded by the coding sequence ATGACTAAAAAAAATAAACCACGGATCTATCGTCCTTCGTGGGACGAATATTTTATGAAGATAGCGCATCTGGTTTCAGAGCGTTCTACATGCCTTCGAAGGCATGTGGGTGCTGTTTTAGTCAAAGACAAGAGAATTCTGGTTACAGGATATAACGGGGCGGCGTCAGGTTTAAAACATTGTGAAGATGTCGGGTGCCTTCGTGAAAAGATGAAAGTCCCGTCCGGCGAGCGGCATGAAATATGCAGGGGTCTGCACGGCGAACAAAACGCGATTATCCAGGCCGCGACTTTTGGTTTAAGCATTAAAGGGGCAACGTTGTATTGTACCCACCAACCGTGTATTTTATGCGCGAAAATGATTATTAATTCAGGAATAAAAGAAATAATTTATTCAGGCGGTTACCCGGACAGGTTAGCGGTTGACATGTTTAAGGAGGCAAAAGTAGTTTTAAAAAATTATGCCAATAATAATGAACAATAA
- the rsxC gene encoding electron transport complex subunit RsxC produces the protein MQTFRGGVHPPQSKYTKDKPVEKARLPKKVVIPLHQHAGCQAEPVVSAGDMVKTGQKIGESKAFISANVHSSITGRIESIKKGVSPIMRDGWCVNIEGDGTDEWFGSKETADVGKFSPEEIRQKIKDAGIVGLGGAGFPTHVKLCPPCDKKIDTVIINGSECEPYLTCDYRLMIEKSNEILEGLEIIKKAVGAEYGYIAVEDNKPDAAEKIKSVLKNKNDKVIVLKTKYPQGAEKQLIKAVLNREVPSCKLPLDAGVVVDNAGTAVAVRNAVLENIPLIERVITVCGSGISTGKNLLVRIGTSFRDVLEECGGLKKDVWKVIMGGPMMGLSQFSLDIPVIKGTSGILAMTLDERPVLQERNCIRCGRCIGVCPMSLMPNMLGLYSSRFMLEDGFKYNPQDCIECGSCAYVCPAKIPLVQLIRFIKGKKLEQMRKCKI, from the coding sequence ATGCAAACATTCAGAGGCGGGGTTCATCCCCCGCAGTCAAAATATACAAAAGATAAACCGGTAGAAAAGGCCAGGCTTCCGAAAAAGGTTGTTATACCGCTGCATCAGCACGCGGGCTGCCAGGCAGAACCTGTTGTTTCTGCCGGGGATATGGTTAAAACCGGCCAAAAAATCGGCGAGTCAAAAGCTTTTATTTCCGCAAATGTTCATTCCTCAATTACCGGTAGAATTGAATCAATCAAAAAAGGTGTTTCTCCGATTATGCGCGACGGGTGGTGCGTGAATATTGAAGGAGACGGCACTGATGAATGGTTTGGTTCAAAGGAAACGGCTGATGTCGGTAAATTCTCTCCTGAAGAAATCAGGCAAAAAATTAAAGATGCGGGAATAGTAGGCCTTGGCGGCGCGGGATTTCCGACGCATGTGAAATTATGCCCGCCGTGTGACAAAAAGATTGACACCGTAATAATCAACGGGTCGGAATGTGAACCTTATTTGACCTGCGATTACCGTTTGATGATAGAAAAATCAAATGAAATACTCGAGGGTCTGGAGATAATAAAGAAAGCCGTTGGCGCGGAATACGGATATATTGCTGTTGAAGATAATAAACCCGATGCGGCTGAAAAAATCAAGAGCGTTTTAAAAAATAAAAACGATAAAGTAATTGTTTTGAAAACAAAATACCCCCAGGGCGCGGAGAAACAGTTGATTAAAGCCGTTTTAAACCGCGAAGTCCCAAGCTGTAAACTTCCCCTGGATGCCGGCGTGGTTGTGGATAATGCCGGAACGGCCGTGGCTGTAAGGAACGCGGTTTTGGAAAACATCCCCCTGATTGAAAGGGTGATTACGGTATGCGGTTCAGGTATATCCACGGGAAAAAATTTATTAGTACGTATTGGAACAAGTTTTAGAGATGTCCTTGAAGAATGCGGCGGCCTGAAAAAAGATGTGTGGAAGGTAATTATGGGCGGGCCGATGATGGGGTTGTCCCAGTTTTCACTGGATATTCCCGTCATAAAGGGGACGTCGGGTATTTTAGCCATGACTTTGGATGAAAGGCCGGTTTTACAGGAGCGAAACTGCATACGGTGCGGACGGTGTATAGGTGTATGCCCTATGTCTCTTATGCCCAATATGCTCGGATTATATAGTTCAAGGTTTATGCTTGAAGATGGTTTTAAATATAATCCTCAGGATTGTATTGAATGCGGTTCTTGCGCTTATGTCTGTCCGGCGAAGATTCCGCTGGTGCAGTTGATAAGATTTATTAAGGGTAAGAAATTAGAGCAGATGAGAAAATGCAAAATTTAG
- a CDS encoding RnfABCDGE type electron transport complex subunit D produces the protein MEVKNNNSEAIEHKLDVSVSPHIKDKATVQKVMLDVIIALIPAGFSGIYFFGIRSIYVILTCVIMSVISEWIMQIIMGVEVTVDDLSAVVTGILLAYCLPPSVPLWVAGIGAVTAIALVKNLFGGLGYNIFNPALAARAILVASWPVAMTLYIAPKMGSISLLDGIDGITSATPLTLIKESYNYLADTTNLDPEKIVQMKRNILDLGNKDLWLNLFTGVKGGSLGETSNLALLSGGCYLLIKKIIDWRVPVTFIGTVLIFSLVLGRNPVFNILSGGLFLGAFFMATDYVTSPVTPVGRLIFGVCCGLFVVLIRFYGGYPEGVCYSILIMNMLVPAIDKFTIPKTFGY, from the coding sequence ATGGAAGTAAAAAATAATAATTCAGAGGCTATAGAACATAAACTGGATGTTTCTGTTTCGCCTCATATTAAAGATAAAGCAACCGTCCAGAAGGTAATGCTGGATGTTATAATCGCGCTTATTCCAGCTGGGTTTTCCGGTATTTATTTTTTCGGGATCCGTAGTATATATGTAATTTTAACCTGTGTCATTATGTCAGTGATAAGTGAATGGATCATGCAAATAATAATGGGAGTTGAGGTTACAGTGGATGATTTAAGCGCGGTTGTAACCGGGATTTTACTGGCATATTGCCTTCCGCCAAGCGTTCCGTTATGGGTAGCCGGAATCGGCGCTGTTACAGCTATTGCCTTGGTAAAAAATCTTTTTGGCGGTTTAGGGTATAATATTTTTAATCCTGCGCTTGCCGCGAGAGCGATCCTTGTAGCGTCCTGGCCTGTCGCGATGACTTTATATATTGCTCCGAAAATGGGGAGTATTTCGTTGCTTGATGGTATTGATGGTATTACTTCTGCTACGCCATTGACTTTGATCAAAGAATCTTATAATTATCTGGCAGATACGACTAATCTGGACCCTGAAAAAATAGTACAGATGAAACGAAATATTTTAGATTTGGGCAATAAAGATCTGTGGCTTAATTTGTTTACCGGAGTTAAAGGCGGAAGCTTGGGGGAAACATCAAATCTGGCTTTGCTTTCAGGCGGGTGTTATCTTTTAATAAAGAAAATCATTGATTGGAGGGTCCCTGTTACTTTTATAGGGACAGTTCTTATTTTTTCGTTAGTTTTAGGCCGGAATCCGGTTTTTAATATTTTATCTGGAGGCCTTTTCCTTGGGGCCTTTTTTATGGCCACGGATTATGTGACCTCGCCGGTAACACCGGTTGGAAGGCTTATCTTTGGAGTTTGCTGCGGGTTATTTGTGGTTTTAATAAGATTTTACGGCGGGTATCCCGAGGGCGTGTGTTATTCGATTTTAATAATGAATATGCTGGTCCCGGCAATTGATAAATTTACTATACCAAAAACTTTCGGGTATTAA
- a CDS encoding RnfABCDGE type electron transport complex subunit G, producing MKELTKKILKFSLALFIFCVAAAVILASVNIITSRQIEANKIAEANSKRQKVLPQADKDSFKEKEINGKRYFLGFDKNGEYAGTVFEVTGRGFGGPINITVGVDRDGKTAGIAVSKLDQSETPGLGIKITTDKFQNQFIGKTGMEMKLKKDGGTIDAITAATISSQAVTKAVRDGLETYQKIKGEIENL from the coding sequence ATGAAAGAATTGACAAAGAAAATTTTAAAATTCAGTCTGGCGCTTTTTATATTTTGCGTGGCGGCCGCGGTCATACTTGCCTCGGTCAATATAATTACATCAAGGCAGATTGAAGCGAATAAAATAGCCGAGGCGAACAGCAAAAGGCAAAAGGTCCTGCCGCAGGCCGATAAGGATAGTTTTAAGGAAAAAGAAATAAACGGCAAAAGATATTTTCTTGGATTTGATAAAAACGGAGAATATGCCGGGACCGTTTTTGAAGTAACGGGGCGAGGTTTCGGCGGCCCGATAAATATTACAGTGGGTGTTGACAGGGATGGAAAGACGGCGGGGATAGCTGTCTCAAAATTAGACCAGAGTGAGACCCCGGGGCTTGGCATAAAAATTACAACGGATAAATTCCAGAACCAGTTTATCGGGAAAACAGGAATGGAAATGAAATTAAAAAAGGACGGCGGGACGATAGACGCGATTACCGCCGCGACTATTTCTTCCCAGGCTGTTACAAAAGCAGTCAGGGACGGCCTTGAGACATATCAAAAGATAAAGGGTGAAATAGAAAATTTATGA